GTTGCGAGGGGTGGTGTGCATGACCGGAATGAAAACCTGTCCAGGATGCGGCCTACTGCGTACCTGCCCCTACCCCCAAATCTTTGAATCACCTCCGCCATTACTCAAAGAAGGCGAGAAACCCATGGCGGTCCATCCCAACCCTTACGTCATTGAACCACCGCCGTGGGGAACGCGAGAATATCTTCCTGGTGCGCGGTTAGTTTTTCATCTCGTGCTGGCAGGGCGGGCGCTGATCCAATTGCCCTTGCTGATTTTGGCCTGGCAGCGGGCATTGGAGCGCGGCATCGGTCCTGGAAATGGAACCGCCACACTACGCCGCGTGCTGTTGATGGAAGAAGCGGGAGACACAGAGATTTTTACACCCGAGGAAGGAGGGATTCGCGATCATGAAACGGTGGTAACGATCCCTTCCTGGAAAGATCGGCAGGAAATCCCACTACGGATTCTAACTCCTATGCGTATCCAAAAAGAAGGTTCCCCGGTGGGGCCAGAGCGACTCACTCCCCGAGATTTGCTGGTCACCTTGCTGCGTCGGGTGAGCCAGGTGGCGGAAATGCACATGAGTCAGTCACTAAAAGCCAATTATCAGGAATTAGCCCAGCAGGCGATGATTATCGGCGTACATGGGCGGTTAACCTGGCGGGATTGGACCCGCCATTCCCGTCGGCAGCAACAAGAAATGACCTTGGGTGGTGTCATCGGCAACTGGGTTCTGACGGGTCCGCTCGAACCATTTTGGCCATTTTTGTACCTGGGGCAATGGCTGCATGTGGGTAAAAATTCCACCTTCGGGTTGGGACAGTATCGCATCATTGAGGAAACTCATTCATGACCATCTATTTTGTTAGCCGCCATCGGGGGGCAGTGGAGTGGGC
This genomic stretch from Gammaproteobacteria bacterium harbors:
- a CDS encoding CRISPR-associated protein Cas6 produces the protein MMMNFPNSFPLARYRFEFEVTDPIRLPEYAGSALRGVFGAALRGVVCMTGMKTCPGCGLLRTCPYPQIFESPPPLLKEGEKPMAVHPNPYVIEPPPWGTREYLPGARLVFHLVLAGRALIQLPLLILAWQRALERGIGPGNGTATLRRVLLMEEAGDTEIFTPEEGGIRDHETVVTIPSWKDRQEIPLRILTPMRIQKEGSPVGPERLTPRDLLVTLLRRVSQVAEMHMSQSLKANYQELAQQAMIIGVHGRLTWRDWTRHSRRQQQEMTLGGVIGNWVLTGPLEPFWPFLYLGQWLHVGKNSTFGLGQYRIIEETHS